In a genomic window of Spirosoma agri:
- a CDS encoding ACT domain-containing protein — MNVNTNAIDWYQVSYAITGFDRPSFVRDIAEVIPQDDTCQLTQLCFEADGVRASGWLTVRVQQKQGFITIDNRLRAVRGIVSVKADQSQFANS; from the coding sequence ATGAATGTTAACACTAATGCTATTGATTGGTACCAGGTAAGCTACGCAATCACTGGATTCGACCGGCCGAGTTTTGTCCGAGATATTGCCGAGGTCATTCCCCAAGACGACACCTGTCAACTCACTCAGCTTTGTTTTGAAGCGGATGGAGTACGGGCGAGTGGATGGCTGACTGTCCGGGTGCAACAAAAGCAGGGATTTATAACCATAGACAATCGGCTGCGCGCTGTGCGGGGGATCGTAAGCGTAAAAGCGGATCAGTCTCAGTTTGCCAACTCTTGA
- a CDS encoding SusC/RagA family TonB-linked outer membrane protein: MTKALFLWGLSLIIPFSVLAQSNAPTINATINGRINDQRTQEPLIGATVLIKGTTNGATADTKGRFVLKTGQKLPFTLVVSYIGYQSKEVVAEGTTINIDLAADAKQLSEVAVVGYGTVERKNLIGSLSKIDPTDTKLIPVGSVDAQLQGKVVGVQISSATGVPGEKVNIRVRGATSINGSNDPLYVVDGVFINNNSLQTIGTGGKATSPIADINPSDIERIDVLKDAEATALYGSRGANGVVLITTKRGSFGQKPTINLSVSAGAAKAAKLWDLTTGPEHATLVNEWWINTGNDDPTLKRTFENRPFRPVAEGGRGLPEEQKTYDRLGELFRTAQLRNYDLSLTGGTQTTKYYIGGGFNKQDAIIKPVTFDRASFKVNLDQQVNDNVQVGVSNTFTRTYRNQARAGDGPAGGLLQAALHTPTYLSPVNDQGVLVGRAGFDNLTLLLNNYAVNTTSLRYIGNLYADAQLLPGLKFRTSVGIDYNNYNESEYWNSLLIAGSPNGFATSTVSQYTTWLNEQTLTYRKRIGSNHSFGALVGNTLQSDNLTRTYAEGRGFPNNSFTQISSAATTASSQNWTKSTLASFFGKVDYNFGGKYLLDASLRADGSSRFGSSRKWGYFPAVGAAWRIKQEDFLRNNAVISDLKLRASWGVTGNQNGIGNFAAQGLWMGGTGYQGSPGISPQQLGNPDLQWERTRQLNAGLDASLFNDRISVEFNVYNKYTTNGLMQLALPGTTGFSNYWSNKAEISNKGFEFGLNTVNIQRGGLTWSTSFNVAQNVNRIEKLATPLRYGSRDLILQQQGTPLYSFWVYKQLNVDPQTGNVVYEDVNKDGQITVADRQILGSIWPKFFGGLTNTLTYRGFDVNLFFAYQYGNKIYNHNKFFGEGGGARDAARIIFASNLARWQKPGDITDVPRPDGINVNNYRDGGSRWLEDGSFLRLRSLTIGYTFPKELTRRFGLQGLRVYAVGTNLWLLTKYTGLDPESSASSDPNSQGIDLGTPPQPVGLQGGISVTL; encoded by the coding sequence ATGACAAAAGCTCTATTCCTGTGGGGATTAAGCCTAATAATTCCATTTTCAGTACTGGCACAATCAAACGCGCCGACCATTAATGCCACGATCAATGGCCGAATCAATGACCAGCGAACTCAGGAGCCATTGATCGGTGCCACCGTCTTGATCAAAGGAACGACCAACGGGGCAACGGCTGATACCAAGGGTCGATTTGTGCTGAAAACCGGCCAAAAACTTCCCTTCACGCTGGTCGTAAGTTACATTGGATACCAGTCGAAAGAAGTCGTTGCCGAAGGAACGACCATCAATATCGATCTGGCTGCCGATGCCAAGCAACTCTCCGAAGTCGCCGTTGTGGGCTATGGCACTGTCGAACGGAAGAACCTGATCGGGTCACTCTCTAAAATTGATCCTACCGATACAAAATTGATTCCGGTCGGCAGTGTCGATGCCCAGCTACAGGGTAAAGTAGTGGGTGTCCAGATTTCCAGTGCAACGGGTGTGCCGGGCGAAAAGGTGAATATCCGGGTGCGGGGAGCCACCTCCATCAACGGCAGCAACGATCCGCTTTATGTGGTCGATGGGGTGTTTATAAACAACAATAGTCTGCAAACCATCGGTACGGGTGGTAAAGCGACTTCACCCATCGCCGATATCAATCCATCGGACATTGAACGGATCGACGTGTTAAAAGACGCCGAAGCAACGGCTTTGTACGGTTCGCGTGGGGCGAATGGTGTGGTACTGATCACCACCAAGCGTGGATCATTCGGCCAAAAACCGACTATCAATTTGAGTGTGTCGGCTGGCGCAGCGAAAGCGGCCAAACTCTGGGATCTGACTACGGGTCCTGAACACGCTACGTTAGTGAATGAGTGGTGGATCAATACCGGCAACGATGACCCGACGCTGAAACGAACGTTCGAAAATCGCCCATTCCGGCCGGTTGCCGAAGGTGGACGGGGTTTACCCGAAGAGCAAAAAACGTATGACCGCCTGGGTGAACTGTTCCGCACGGCCCAGCTCCGAAACTACGATCTCTCCCTGACGGGCGGCACCCAAACGACCAAATATTACATTGGCGGGGGCTTCAACAAACAGGACGCCATCATCAAGCCGGTCACATTTGATCGGGCCAGTTTCAAGGTCAATCTTGATCAACAAGTAAACGACAACGTGCAAGTGGGCGTGAGCAATACGTTCACCCGGACGTACCGGAACCAGGCGCGGGCGGGCGATGGTCCCGCCGGGGGGCTGTTGCAGGCGGCTCTGCATACGCCAACGTACCTGTCGCCGGTCAATGATCAGGGTGTGTTGGTGGGTCGGGCCGGATTCGATAACCTGACTTTACTGCTTAACAACTATGCCGTTAACACGACAAGTCTGCGGTACATCGGTAATCTGTACGCTGATGCGCAACTCCTGCCGGGCCTGAAATTTCGCACCAGTGTTGGCATCGATTACAACAATTACAACGAATCAGAATACTGGAATTCATTGCTCATTGCGGGTAGTCCAAACGGCTTTGCTACCTCAACCGTCAGCCAATACACAACCTGGCTCAATGAACAGACGCTTACCTACCGCAAACGGATCGGGTCTAACCATTCCTTCGGCGCGTTGGTGGGCAATACCCTTCAAAGCGATAACTTGACCCGGACGTATGCCGAAGGCCGTGGCTTCCCAAATAACTCGTTCACCCAGATTTCGTCGGCGGCCACAACGGCCAGTTCACAAAACTGGACGAAAAGTACGCTGGCTTCGTTTTTCGGTAAGGTCGATTACAATTTTGGCGGTAAGTACCTCCTCGATGCCAGCCTGCGGGCCGATGGTTCATCTCGGTTCGGTTCGTCGCGCAAATGGGGGTATTTCCCCGCCGTGGGAGCCGCCTGGCGCATCAAACAGGAAGATTTTCTACGAAACAACGCCGTTATCAGCGATTTGAAACTGCGGGCCAGCTGGGGCGTGACCGGCAATCAGAATGGCATCGGTAATTTTGCCGCTCAAGGGCTATGGATGGGGGGAACCGGCTACCAGGGCAGTCCCGGAATTTCACCGCAGCAGTTGGGTAACCCGGATTTACAGTGGGAACGTACGCGGCAACTGAACGCTGGTCTGGACGCTTCGCTGTTCAATGACCGGATAAGTGTTGAGTTCAATGTGTACAACAAATACACGACTAACGGGCTCATGCAACTGGCCTTACCCGGCACGACAGGCTTTAGTAATTATTGGAGCAATAAGGCCGAGATCAGCAATAAAGGCTTTGAGTTCGGGCTGAACACGGTCAACATTCAGCGGGGCGGATTAACCTGGAGCACAAGCTTCAACGTCGCTCAGAACGTCAACCGAATTGAGAAGCTAGCCACTCCGCTCCGCTACGGAAGCCGCGATCTGATCCTGCAACAGCAAGGCACCCCGCTTTATTCATTCTGGGTCTATAAGCAGCTTAATGTCGATCCACAGACGGGGAACGTGGTGTACGAGGATGTCAACAAAGACGGACAAATCACCGTTGCCGACCGGCAGATATTGGGTAGCATCTGGCCAAAATTCTTCGGTGGATTGACCAATACGCTGACGTATCGGGGTTTTGATGTCAATCTGTTTTTTGCTTACCAGTACGGTAACAAGATTTACAACCACAACAAGTTTTTTGGCGAAGGCGGTGGTGCACGTGATGCCGCTCGAATCATTTTTGCCTCCAATCTGGCCCGCTGGCAGAAACCCGGCGACATCACCGACGTACCCCGTCCCGATGGAATCAATGTCAACAACTACCGCGATGGGGGCAGTCGCTGGCTCGAAGATGGGTCGTTTCTCCGGCTACGATCGCTCACAATCGGCTATACGTTTCCCAAAGAGCTTACACGTCGATTTGGCCTTCAAGGTTTACGCGTATACGCGGTTGGCACTAACCTCTGGCTATTAACTAAATACACCGGTCTTGATCCCGAATCGAGCGCCAGCAGCGACCCTAACTCACAGGGTATTGACCTGGGTACGCCCCCGCAACCTGTTGGTTTACAGGGGGGAATTAGTGTAACGCTGTAA
- a CDS encoding RagB/SusD family nutrient uptake outer membrane protein, with product MNATKVIFSLLLLLTVSSCAKFLDVKPLESISDAVTITDQNSALTALRGVYSALASGDYYGTSFQSIGYLSGDNVQWTGSQSQVQEFINHKVNADNSTIASVWIAIYRTINRANNVLAKVPTVTDPALTTDLKNQYLGEAYFIRALAYFDLARTFGGVPLITSPTVKPTDNVGVKRSSQAETYAQALRDLETAESLLPATTDRYRATRKTVWALKARYYLYQNEWAKAEEQATKLISETTNYQLLKPFSAFFASDARGTAESVFELFYNGTTEVNNHRNQWQAQTNGGTRQWAPNDALVTLLTTPATGGTRSTLIAKDNQNRWYGNLYYRNPASDPSYIIRIAELYLIRAEARAQQDKLSGSLADLNAVRDRAGLATTTAATKDAALLAIENERRVEFALEPHRWFDLVRTDRAKDVLNVTDSKRYLLPIPVQQLLSDPTLEQNPGY from the coding sequence ATGAACGCTACAAAAGTTATTTTTTCGCTGCTCCTGCTGCTGACGGTCAGTAGTTGCGCTAAATTTCTGGACGTAAAACCGCTGGAGTCCATCTCCGACGCGGTAACGATAACCGATCAAAATTCGGCGCTGACGGCCCTGCGGGGTGTCTACAGCGCGCTGGCTAGTGGCGATTATTACGGCACTAGTTTTCAGTCCATTGGTTACCTGTCGGGCGATAACGTTCAGTGGACGGGCTCTCAGTCGCAGGTGCAGGAGTTCATCAATCATAAAGTCAACGCCGATAATTCAACCATTGCAAGCGTCTGGATCGCGATTTATCGAACGATCAACCGGGCAAACAATGTCCTGGCGAAGGTGCCGACCGTTACCGATCCGGCGTTGACAACAGACCTGAAAAACCAATACCTGGGTGAAGCCTATTTTATTCGGGCACTGGCTTATTTCGATCTGGCAAGGACCTTCGGCGGTGTGCCGCTGATCACCAGTCCAACGGTCAAGCCAACGGACAACGTAGGTGTCAAGCGGAGCAGTCAGGCTGAGACGTACGCGCAGGCATTACGCGACCTCGAAACTGCTGAATCGCTCCTGCCTGCCACCACCGATCGTTACCGGGCTACTCGAAAAACGGTCTGGGCGTTGAAAGCCCGCTATTACCTGTACCAAAACGAGTGGGCTAAAGCGGAAGAACAGGCCACGAAGTTGATCAGTGAGACCACAAACTACCAGCTGCTGAAACCGTTCAGTGCGTTTTTTGCCAGCGATGCGCGGGGTACGGCGGAGTCGGTATTTGAACTGTTTTATAATGGAACAACCGAAGTGAACAACCACCGCAATCAGTGGCAGGCCCAGACCAATGGTGGCACCCGGCAATGGGCTCCCAACGATGCCCTGGTGACCTTGCTTACTACGCCCGCGACTGGTGGTACCCGTAGTACGCTCATCGCGAAAGACAACCAGAACCGCTGGTACGGCAACCTGTATTACCGTAATCCGGCTTCCGATCCGTCATACATCATTCGTATTGCCGAACTCTACCTGATCCGGGCCGAAGCCCGTGCTCAACAGGATAAGTTATCGGGTTCCTTGGCTGATCTGAACGCCGTTCGCGACCGGGCGGGACTGGCCACCACCACCGCGGCCACCAAAGACGCGGCCCTGCTGGCCATCGAAAACGAGCGTCGGGTCGAGTTCGCATTAGAGCCGCACCGCTGGTTCGACCTGGTTCGGACGGATCGCGCTAAGGACGTATTGAACGTAACTGATTCCAAACGGTATCTGCTGCCCATTCCCGTTCAGCAACTGCTGTCGGACCCGACACTTGAGCAAAATCCTGGCTATTAA
- a CDS encoding DoxX family protein, whose translation MAVLDAPPLRHEANVVRKVTDWQPYEKTLFRFVFIYFGIQLLPIDGQFVQNLVATGGGYSRYVFNLSRYAPHFFGPQDTFLNWLVVAIIAVIGTVIWSLRDRQTANYDGLYYWLRVALRYRLAIGLIAYGFIKLFPLQAPLPSISNLNTAYGDHSAWKLFSLTLGIVPSYQSFLGGVELLGGLLLLHRKTATIGTLIILPFLGNVFFSNLAYEGGEYVYSGLLITFALVLFAFDAIRLFRLVSLELPTAPNRFRPIFSEQWQRYGRLALKGAFVLFAVVVYGYSTYAAYRTGPVRFPQTPGLPGVSGLYNVSAFRIGNKTLPYSKTDLIRWQDVVFETWNTISIKSNRPVTLLNTNVEQVSGADTERDYELAGSQGRHYYRYSIDSTSRGADGSVLTLKNANPNHKTETLKLSLKRQNASTLIVSGLNETRDSVYAVLTKIDKKYLIDEAAKAGRRGSLTL comes from the coding sequence ATGGCTGTTTTAGATGCACCCCCGCTTCGCCATGAGGCTAACGTGGTCCGCAAGGTTACCGATTGGCAACCCTACGAAAAGACCTTGTTCCGGTTCGTTTTTATCTATTTCGGTATTCAGTTGTTGCCGATCGACGGGCAATTCGTCCAAAATCTGGTTGCGACCGGGGGAGGGTATTCACGCTATGTCTTTAACCTTTCCCGGTACGCTCCGCATTTTTTCGGTCCGCAGGATACCTTCCTGAACTGGCTGGTTGTTGCGATTATTGCGGTCATTGGTACGGTAATCTGGAGCCTGCGGGACCGACAAACCGCGAACTATGATGGCCTGTATTACTGGTTGCGCGTCGCGCTACGATACCGGCTGGCGATCGGACTGATTGCCTACGGGTTTATCAAACTTTTCCCGTTACAGGCCCCGCTACCGTCGATCAGCAATCTGAACACGGCATACGGCGATCATTCGGCCTGGAAACTGTTCTCACTCACACTCGGCATCGTGCCTTCCTACCAATCCTTTCTGGGTGGGGTCGAACTGCTGGGCGGACTGTTACTGCTGCATCGCAAAACGGCCACTATCGGAACGTTGATCATTCTGCCATTCTTGGGGAACGTGTTTTTTTCCAATCTGGCGTACGAGGGCGGGGAGTATGTGTATAGCGGGCTGCTCATCACGTTCGCGCTGGTTCTCTTTGCTTTCGATGCGATCCGGCTCTTCAGACTGGTATCGCTCGAACTACCAACGGCTCCGAATCGGTTTCGGCCAATCTTCTCGGAACAGTGGCAACGCTACGGTCGGCTGGCGCTCAAGGGTGCGTTTGTGCTCTTCGCGGTCGTGGTTTATGGCTACAGCACGTATGCGGCCTACCGCACAGGACCGGTTCGATTCCCGCAAACGCCGGGGTTGCCGGGTGTATCTGGGCTCTATAATGTCAGCGCGTTTCGGATTGGCAACAAAACGCTGCCTTATTCAAAAACAGATCTGATTCGCTGGCAGGACGTTGTTTTCGAAACCTGGAACACGATCAGCATTAAGTCCAACCGGCCCGTAACGCTGCTGAACACGAACGTCGAACAGGTGTCGGGAGCGGACACGGAGCGGGATTATGAACTGGCGGGTTCGCAAGGCCGTCATTACTACCGCTACAGCATCGATAGTACGTCGCGTGGTGCGGATGGTTCGGTATTGACGCTGAAAAATGCCAATCCCAACCATAAGACTGAGACGCTGAAGTTATCGCTGAAGCGGCAAAATGCGTCGACGCTGATCGTATCGGGTCTGAATGAAACCCGTGATTCGGTATATGCTGTGCTTACTAAAATCGATAAGAAGTACCTCATCGACGAAGCCGCCAAAGCGGGTCGGCGCGGGTCGCTTACACTTTAA
- a CDS encoding c-type cytochrome, with protein MSKLLVILSTIWVGLGGLIPQLPRPPLPHAVGDTLPNRFGFGKPATAAQISRIDIDVRPDGVGLPAGSGTAAKGQVIFVSKCAACHGVGGTGGAQGALVVTAPAPGKRPANVIGNYWPYASTVFDYIRRAMPFAEPGSLTNNEVYALTAYLLSANNLMDEKTVLDAKILPTIQMPAQKRFVPDDRRGGPDIH; from the coding sequence ATGAGTAAACTACTGGTGATTTTATCTACCATATGGGTAGGGCTGGGCGGCTTGATTCCCCAACTGCCCAGACCACCTTTGCCCCACGCAGTCGGCGATACGTTGCCGAATCGATTTGGGTTTGGCAAGCCCGCGACAGCCGCTCAGATCTCCCGGATCGATATCGACGTGCGACCCGATGGGGTTGGGCTACCTGCCGGATCGGGAACGGCCGCGAAGGGACAAGTGATTTTTGTCAGCAAGTGTGCGGCCTGCCACGGTGTAGGGGGCACAGGCGGAGCCCAGGGGGCTTTGGTCGTCACAGCGCCCGCGCCTGGCAAACGGCCGGCCAACGTCATTGGCAATTACTGGCCTTACGCGAGTACGGTCTTCGATTACATCCGGCGCGCTATGCCTTTTGCCGAACCGGGATCACTCACCAACAACGAAGTGTATGCACTCACGGCCTATCTGCTCAGTGCCAATAACCTTATGGATGAGAAAACGGTCCTCGACGCGAAAATTCTACCGACAATACAAATGCCCGCTCAGAAACGGTTTGTGCCCGACGATCGACGGGGTGGTCCTGACATACATTGA
- the soxC gene encoding sulfite dehydrogenase codes for MSFFDKQQNLKPERDENQSTHPPKLTRRTLLGGAATVAVAVVQTSWTKGVQIGIPEQPDDPTRRMGIPPGEVGTRSPFEKVVRKASDISSRTPLQDLHGTITPSDLHFERHHNGVPAINPATYELLIHGQVERPTVFSLADLKRFPSVSRIAFLECSGNFRTGKETMSPQEICGLTSQSEWTGVRLSTLFREVGVKPDSADGRPGWFLAEGGDAAVMSRSIPLRKGWDDAIIAYAQNGEALRPEQGYPVRLFLPGWEGNTSVKWLRRLEIGDQPWQTREETSKYTEGIKGGKIRQFSFDIDARSIITFPAYPVQVERGWIEIRGLAWSGRGKVVLVEVSTDAGKRWQRADLQEPVLDKAHVRFRHLWQWNGAETEIMSRVTDETGYTQPTFAQLIDARGADTGGYHFNPITAWQIKPDGRVLNRPENWR; via the coding sequence ATGAGTTTCTTTGACAAACAACAAAACCTGAAGCCCGAGCGCGACGAGAATCAATCGACGCATCCGCCGAAACTTACCCGAAGAACGCTGCTGGGTGGAGCGGCAACGGTTGCCGTCGCGGTCGTACAAACTTCATGGACAAAAGGCGTGCAGATCGGCATTCCCGAACAACCCGACGATCCTACCCGACGAATGGGCATACCGCCGGGCGAGGTTGGCACCCGGTCGCCGTTCGAGAAAGTGGTTAGGAAAGCGTCTGATATCTCGTCCCGAACGCCGTTGCAGGATTTACACGGGACCATCACGCCGTCCGATCTGCATTTCGAGCGACATCATAACGGTGTACCGGCCATCAATCCCGCTACGTATGAACTGCTCATCCATGGGCAGGTAGAGCGGCCAACCGTGTTTTCGCTGGCTGATCTGAAGCGGTTTCCATCCGTGTCCCGTATTGCCTTTTTGGAATGTTCCGGCAACTTCCGGACGGGTAAAGAAACCATGAGTCCGCAGGAAATTTGCGGGCTGACCAGCCAGAGCGAATGGACTGGCGTGCGACTCTCGACCTTATTTCGGGAAGTGGGCGTGAAGCCAGACTCCGCTGACGGTCGCCCCGGCTGGTTTCTGGCCGAGGGCGGTGATGCCGCTGTTATGTCACGTAGCATTCCGCTTCGCAAGGGCTGGGACGATGCGATTATTGCGTACGCCCAGAACGGGGAAGCACTTCGCCCCGAACAGGGTTATCCGGTACGTCTGTTTTTGCCCGGCTGGGAAGGGAACACCAGCGTGAAATGGCTGCGTCGGCTCGAAATCGGTGATCAGCCCTGGCAGACCCGTGAAGAAACATCGAAGTACACCGAAGGTATCAAAGGGGGCAAAATCCGGCAATTTAGTTTCGACATAGACGCACGGTCGATCATTACCTTTCCCGCTTATCCCGTGCAGGTGGAGCGGGGCTGGATCGAGATTCGGGGACTGGCCTGGAGCGGGCGGGGCAAAGTTGTTCTTGTGGAGGTTAGCACGGATGCTGGCAAGCGTTGGCAACGAGCTGACTTGCAGGAGCCGGTACTGGATAAAGCGCACGTTCGCTTTCGGCATCTCTGGCAGTGGAACGGTGCAGAAACCGAAATTATGAGTCGCGTGACGGACGAGACAGGATATACCCAGCCCACGTTTGCCCAGTTGATCGACGCACGGGGGGCTGATACGGGCGGCTACCATTTCAACCCGATTACGGCCTGGCAAATCAAACCCGATGGTCGGGTGCTGAACCGTCCGGAGAACTGGCGATAA